A section of the Phaseolus vulgaris cultivar G19833 chromosome 8, P. vulgaris v2.0, whole genome shotgun sequence genome encodes:
- the LOC137826110 gene encoding fimbrin-2, translating into MSSHWGILVSDPWLQNQFTQVELRSLKSQFVSMRRESGRLTVGDLASKMSRLKIVGENLNEEERASYIRDLYQNTGEEVDFELFLKVYLKLQTFASSRTGSNAKNSSAFLKAATTTLLHTISESEKASYVAHINNYLAGDEFLKKCLPIDSSTNDLFEIAKDGVLLCKLINVAVPRTIDERAINTKRLLNPWERNENHTLCLNSAKAIGCTVVNIGTQDFIEGRRHLVLGLISQIIKIQLLADLNLKKTPQLVELVSDSEDMEELMSLAPEKILLRWMNFHLKKSDYKKIVTNFSSDVRDAEAYAHLLNVLAPEYTNPSTLAVKNPYERAKLVLEHADKMGCKRYITARDIVEGSPNLNLAFVAHIFQHRNGLSTQAKQSSLLENLLDDTQDSREERAFRLWINSLGNSTYINNVFEDVRNGWVLLETLDKVSPGIVDWKIANKPPIKLPFKKVENCNQVVKIGKQLKFSLVNIAGNDIVQGYKKLILAYLWQLMRCNILQLLKNLRFHSHGKEITDADILRWANSKASSSGSQCQINSFKDKSVSDGIFFLELLSSVQPRAVNRGLVTKGITDQEKMMNATYIISIARKLGCSIFLLPEDITEVNQKMILTLTASIMYWFLKHPLEERTVGSSDSESGSQLETTSNSTLDDSASDSSAEENGSM; encoded by the exons ATGTCAAGTCACTGGGGTATTCTTGTTTCAGATCCATGGCTTCAGAACCAGTTCACCCAGGTGGAGCTTCGCAGCTTGAAATCACAA TTCGTGAGCATGAGGAGGGAGAGTGGAAGGCTTACGGTTGGGGACTTGGCTTCCAAGATGTCAAGGTTGAAGATTGTGGGAGAGAATCTTAATGAAGAAGAGAGAGCTTCTTATATTCGGGATTTGTATCAGAACACAGGTGAAGAGgttgattttgaattgtttctcAAG GTTTACTTGAAACTGCAAACTTTTGCAAGTTCTAGGACGGGGAGTAATGCAAAAAACTCATCAGCGTTCCTCAAGGCTGCAACTACCACATTGCTTCACACAATAAGTGAATCTGAGAAGGCATCATATGTTGCACACATAAATAACTATCTTGCAGGAGATGAATTCCTCAAGAAATGCCTTCCTATTGATTCTTCAACCAATGACCTTTTTGAAATAGCAAAAGATGGTGTTCTTCTTTG TAAGCTTATAAATGTGGCTGTTCCACGGACCATTGATGAAAGGGCAATCAATACAAAGAGATTACTTAATCCATGGGAAAGGAACGAAAACCACACGCTTTGCCTGAACTCTGCCAAGGCAATTGGATGTACAGTAGTCAACATTGGAACTCAAGACTTCATTGAAGGAAGG CGTCATCTGGTGCTTGGATTGATTTCACAGATTATTAAG ATACAACTGTTGGCGGACCTGAACCTGAAGAAAACTCCACAGCTTGTGGAGTTGGTCAGTGATAGTGAG GATATGGAAGAGTTGATGAGTCTGGCACCAGAAAAGATTCTGTTAAGGTGGATGAATTTCCATTTGAAGAAATCAGATTACAAGAAGATAGTCACGAACTTCTCCTCTGATGTTAGG GATGCAGAGGCTTATGCTCACCTTCTAAATGTTCTTGCACCTGAATACACTAATCCATCCACATTGGCTGTAAAAAATCCTTACGAACGAGCCAAATTAGTCCTTGAACATGCTGATAAGATGGGTTGCAAGAGATACATAACGGCAAGAGATATAGTGGAAGGTTCCCCAAATCTTAACCTTGCTTTTGTTGCACATATTTTCCAACACAG GAATGGACTATCAACCCAAGCAAAACAGAGTTCCCTCCTTGAAAACTTGTTAGATGACACACAAGACTCTAGAGAAGAAAGAGCATTTCGCCTCTGGATTAATAGCCTTGGAAATTCAACATATATCAACAATGTCTTTGAGGATGTCAGAAACGG GTGGGTACTCTTGGAGACTCTAGACAAAGTGTCACCAGGGATTGTTGATTGGAAGATTGCTAATAAGCCACCTATTAAGTTACCATTTAAAAAAGTAGAGAATTGCAATCAAGTTGTGAAAATAGGGAAACAACTTAAATTTTCCCTGGTAAATATTGCTGGGAATGACATTGTGCAgggttataaaaaattaatactaG CATATTTGTGGCAGTTGATGCGATGCAACATCCTACAACTTCTAAAAAACTTGAGATTTCACTCTCATGGGAAGGAAATAACTGATGCTGATATTCTGCGATGGGCAAACAGCAAAGCCAGCAGTTCAGGAAGTCAATGCCAAATCAATAGTTTCAAG GACAAGAGTGTATCAGATGGAATTTTTTTCCTTGAGCTTCTTAGTTCTGTGCAACCTAGAGCTGTAAATCGGGGTCTTGTAACAAAAGGAATAACCG ATCAGGAGAAAATGATGAATGCCACTTACATTATCAGTATTGCAAGAAAACTTGGATGTTCAATATTCTTGCTTCCTGAAGACATCACTGAG GTGAATCAAAAGATGATCCTTACACTAACAGCTAGCATAATGTATTGGTTCTTGAAACACCCTCTGGAAGAAAGAACAGTAGGGAGTTCAGACAGTGAGAGTGGGAGCCAATTGGAGACTACATCAAATTCAACCCTGGATGATTCTGCTTCTGATTCATCAGCAGAAGAGAATGGAAGCATGTAA
- the LOC137824867 gene encoding uncharacterized protein yields MSEFKMPFVEGVSINRPPMFGGVVKEETVKKPWSEWSETERKKAQYDSLAKNIITSALNMDEFFRVSQCNSAKEMWEVLEVTHEGTYDVKRSRKHSLIQEYELFRTQSEESIADVQKRFTHIVNHLTGLGKVFDKEELNIKVLKCFDRSWQPKVTAISESRDLSKMSTIALFGKLMEHELELKRLKEQETVEKRAKGIALKTTMEHYTSEEKKNSEHDETLSLLTRKFSHIKVDCPNNQNKEKSTSKKSEKGKGKKAYISWEENDVSSTSDSSTGSEEANMCFMVNDEGLASDSVSDYSTDSENYDQLLIAFKETHDEANRLVVICNKLNKVNRVLEPKVKALEEELHKSKTDLKNNRKNQWYLDSGCSKHMTGDMAQFTSLKLKAEGHVTYGDNNRGRILGRGNVGTADSTTIENVLYVEGLKHSLLSISQLCDKGYKVNFETNNCTISSETSDLTMKVSNDYFGLKLRPLFFGR; encoded by the exons atgtctgagtttaaaatgccttttgttGAAGGTgtgtctattaatagacctcctatgtttggtggt GTTGTCAAAGAAGAAACtgtgaagaagccttggtctgaatggagtgaaactgaaaggaagaaggctcaatatgactccttagccaagaacatcatcacctctgcaTTGAATATGGATGAATTCTTTAGAGTGTCCCAATGCAACTcagctaaagagatgtgggaagtACTGGAAGTAACCCATGAGGGCACATATGATGTGAAACGTTCGAGGAAGCATTCACTCATTCAAGAATATGAGTTGTTTAGGACGCAATCAGAAGAAAgcattgcagatgtgcagaaacggtttacacatattgtaaatcatcTCACTGGTCTTGGTAAGGTCTTTGATAAGGAAGAGCTCAATATAAAGGTATTGAAATGctttgataggagctggcagcctaaggtaacagcaatctcagaatccagagatttatctaAAATGTCCACTATTGCATTGTTTGGAAAattgatggagcatgagctagaactcaaaagattgaaagaacaagaaacagtggagaAAAGAGCCAAAGGAATTGCCTTAAAGACTACCATGGAACATTATACAAGTGAGGAAAAGAAGAAttctgaacatgatgagaccttgagtctgctcaccagaaaattca gtcatataaaggttgattgcccaaacaatcaaaacaaagaaaaatcaacaagcaagaagagtgaaaaAGGCAAAGGAAAAAAAGCTTATATCTCTTGGGAAGAGAATGATGTATCCTCAACAAGTGACTCTTCAACtggaagtgaagaagcaaatatgtgcttcatggtgaatgatgaaggattagcatctgattcagtaagtgactattcaactgattctgaaaattatgatcagctattaattgcctttaaggaaacacatgatgaagcaaatagatTGGTTGTTATATGTAACAAACTGAACAAGGTAAATAGGGTACTGGAACCTAAAGTTAAGGCTCTTGAGGAAGAATTACACAAATCTAAAACTGATttg aaaaacaacaggaaaaatcagtggtacttggatagtgggtgttcaaagcacatgactggtgatatGGCTCAATTCACAAGTCTGAAACTTAAAGCTGAGGgacatgtcacatatggagataataatagaggaagaattcttggaagaggaaatgTTGGTACTGCAGATTCAACCACAATTGAAAATGTCCTATATGTGGAGGGACTaaagcatagtcttctaagcattagccaatTGTGTGACAAGGGTTACAAGGTCAATTTTGAAACCAACAACTGTACAATCTCAAGTGAAActtctg ATTTGACAATGAAGGTATCCAATGACTATTTTGGTCTCAAATTGCGACCACTCTTTTTTGGTCGCTAA
- the LOC137824105 gene encoding uncharacterized protein At5g48480 — protein sequence MAQQDAQNGVSENATAAVSFLAVKPQLLVEAPKANDAVSFYKSAFGAEEVARALNPKRKADHELPLILSAELKIAGSTILVADLVDDSASPVKAGGNGVVLCLETEDVQGAVAKAVSAGAVVEDEVAEGEGACCGGRVGKVKDPYGFVWLFCSPGKKSVDVEA from the exons ATGGCTCAGCAAGATGCTCAGAACGGCGTGTCGGAAAATGCCACTGCTGCGGTGTCTTTTCTTGCCGTGAAGCCGCAACTCCTGGTGGAAGCTCCCAAAGCGAATGACGCCGTTTCCTTCTACAAGTCTGCGTTTGGCGCAGAGGAAGTTGCCCGTGCGCTCAACCCTAAGCGCAAAGCAGACCACGAGCTTCCTCTCATTCTCTCCGCTGAACTCAAAATCGCTGGCTCCACCATTCTCGTCGCTGACCTCGTTGATGACTCCGCTTCACC AGTGAAAGCGGGTGGAAACGGTGTCGTTTTGTGCTTGGAGACCGAGGACGTGCAAGGGGCCGTAGCGAAGGCGGTGAGTGCTGGTGCTGTTGTGGAAGATGAAGTGGCTGAAGGTGAAGGCGCGTGTTGCGGTGGGCGCGTTGGGAAGGTTAAGGACCCATACGGTTTTGTCTGGCTCTTCTGCTCACCCGGGAAGAAAAGTGTTGACGTGGAAGCTTAA
- the LOC137824868 gene encoding secreted RxLR effector protein 161-like: protein MKFEMENCKEASTLMSTSCYMDANLVGTVVDQTKFRGLIGYLLYLTTSKPDIMFVVCLCARFHSNPKDSLFKAAKQILKYLKGTSTVGLWYPSHSSIHLVGYSDSDFVLCNLDREKTSGTCHLLGSSLISWHSKKQASVAFSIAEAEYIVVGSCCAQILWIKQQLEDFGLKVNKVPLLCDNTSAINLTKIRFSIQGQSTLRFAIIL, encoded by the coding sequence ATGAAGTTTGAAATGGAAAACTGCAAAGAAGCATCCACACTAATGTCTACAAGTTGTTATATGGATGCTAACTTGGTTGGAACAGTAGTAGATCAAACCAAATTCAGAGGATTGATTGGTTATTTGCTTTATCTCACTACTAGCAAGCCAGACATCATGTTTGTAGTTTGTCTTTGTGCTAGATTTCATTCCAATCCAAAAGATTCTctcttcaaagctgcaaaacaaattctgaaatatctcaaggGCACATCCACTGTTGGTTTATGGTATCCCTCTCACTCTTCTATTCATTTGGTTGGCTATTCTGATTCTGATTTTGTATTGTGTAATCTAGATAGAGAAAaaacaagtgggacttgtcatcTTCTTGGTTCAAGTCTCATAtcttggcatagcaagaagcaagctagTGTGGCATTTTCCATTGCAGAAGCTGAATATATAGTTGTTGGTAGCTGTTGTGCTCAAATTCTCTGGATCAAACAGCAACTAGAGGACTTTGGATTGAAGGTTAACAAGGTGCCTTTGCtttgtgataacacaagtgctatTAATCTCAccaaaatcagattcagcattcaaggacaaagcacattgagattTGCCATCATTTTATAA